A genomic stretch from Psilocybe cubensis strain MGC-MH-2018 chromosome 1, whole genome shotgun sequence includes:
- a CDS encoding Polyporopepsin, translating into MVPSSLLATLILAAIVSANPILINTSPVTLPLSRRTNFTSVHNLLKRDQTRAKFFKAKGIAKATGNNFHEDFINEPITNQAVTYVANVGIGSPPTTYSLLIDTGSSNTWVGANKAYVKTGTSVKTSNTVSVKYGSGSFSGVEFTDTVTLASGLVIKKQSIGVASEFEGFDGVDGILGIGPVDLTIGTLSEAFDTAVPTVTDNLFTEGITASNEIAISFKPTVVEDDVNGEITWGGIDSSKFTGPMTYIPMTSTSPADQYWGIDQSVRYGSSNTILSTTAGIVDTGTTLILLATDAFKKYQTATKATLDSTTGLLKLSSANFNALQSLFFIAGGTTFELTANAQIWPRALNADIGGVAGNIYVVVADMGTPSGQGLDFINGFTFLERFYSVYDTGRGRVGLAATPFTKSNIN; encoded by the exons ATGGTTCCCTCTAGCCTCTTGGCCACGCTTATTCTCGCAGCAATCGTCTCTGCAAACCCTATTTTGATAAACACGTCCCCTGTGACTCTGCCGCTGTCTCGTCGTACGAACTTTACGAGTGTGCATAACCTTCTCAAACGCGATCAAACAAGAGCGAAGTTCTTCAAGGCAAAAGGCATTGCAAAGGCTACCGGAAACAACTTTCATGAAGACTTCATCAACGAACCGATTACTAACCAGGCTGTAACTTACGTTGCAAATGTGGGGATCGGCAGCCCACCCACGACTT ATTCTCTCTTGATAGATACCGGGAG TTCAAACACATGGGTTGGAGCTAACAAGGCCTACGTCAAGACCGGCACTAGCGTCAAGACTTCGAATACAGTG TCTGTAAAATATGGCTCAGGGTCCTTCTCTGGGGTTGAATTCACTGACACGGTAACCCTGGCTTCTGGCCTCGTAATCAAGAAGCAATCTATTGGGGTTGCTTCAGAG TTCGAAGGATTTGACGGAGTGGATGGTATACTGGG TATTGGGCCCGTGGATCTCACAATAGGAACACTCTCCGAGGCGTTCGACACTGCAGTACCCACCGTCACTGATAACCTTTTTACCGAGGGGATAACTGCTTCAAATGAAATTGCAATTTCCTTTAAGCCTACCGTTGTGGAGGACGACGTAAATGGCGAAATTACATGGG GAGGAATTGATTCTTCCAAGTTTACAGGACCAATGACATATAT CCCCATGACATCTACTTCACCTGCAGATCAATACTGGGGTATTGATCAATCTGTACGATATGGGTCGTCAAATACCATCCTGTCCACCACTGCTGGAATTGTCGACACTG GAACAACTCTGATTCTCCTCGCCACTGATGCTTTCAAGAAATATCAGACCGCAACTAAGGCCACTCTCGATAGCACCACTGGATTATTAAAGCTATCCTCTGCGAATTTCAACGCTCTGCAAAGTCTCTTCTTCATTGCTGGGGGA ACCACTTTCGAGCTGACTGCAAATGCTCAAATCTGGCCTCGAGCACTCAACGCCGATATAGGAGGTGTCGCTGGAAATATATACGTCGTCGTTGCAGACATGGGAACGCCAAGCGGGCAGGGTCTTGATTTCATTAATGGGTTCACCTTCTTGGAGCGATTCTACTCCGTCTACGATACCGGGAGAGGGCGCGTCGGTCTGGCTGCAACCCCTTTTACAAAGTCCAACATCAATTAG
- a CDS encoding Ankyrin repeat-containing protein (Ankyrin repeat-containing protein C105.02c) produces MADENKGASNNERLLAAARDDNEDLLLEIFEQGDFDINCQDGVMHGSTDVLEHILSHEDCDVDPINRLDKATPLHLAVQIQHTDLRLHIFDSLLEAGADTSIKDKNGETVIDLLPADDTKLRALIRKHQAQATISRDDVASDGEDEGGSGSGSDED; encoded by the exons ATGGCGGACGAGAATAAAGGAGCATCCAACA ATGAGCGTCTCCTCGCTGCTGCGCGCGATGACAATGAGGATCTTTTGCTTGAGATCTTTGAGCAAGGGGATTTTGATATCAACTGCCAGGATGG CGTGATGCACGGTTCTACCGATGTGCTGGAACACATCCTTTCACATGAAGACTGCGATGTCGATCCCATTAACCGCCTCGACAAAGCGACACCTCTCCATCTCGCAGTGCAAATCCAACACACCGACCTGCGCCTGCACATCTTCGACAGTCTTCTCGAGGCAGGGGCGGATACTTC AATAAAAGACAAGAACGGGGAGACCGTCATTGACCTTCTCCCAGCCGACGATACCAAGCTTCGTGCACTCATCCGCAAACACCAGGCGCAGGCCACGATCTCGCGAGACGACGTTGCTAGCG ATGGCGAAGATGAAGGCGGGTCGGGATCGGGCTCTGATGAAGATTGA
- a CDS encoding Cyclin-dependent kinase 2, protein MSAPLGRPKAQVDVLRILGTPGSHFDMIQEGPFATVSKTWTTITDGVPQWIVVKSATTLRKFAREPHDIVKELRLLSSIIHPNITLVLGSFRDEEQNMLSIYMPYFPISLSSILTSPYFSPHRFPPPQTQDVDTDEDAAVHDEQFCTIARSIMIQTLSALAFLHSAQRRIGHRDIKPENIMLTTDGCVKLIDFGVSWCEAEQDLEKNHDLWPEYKGKLYFEVSTRAYRAPELLFGSRNYDHCAIDLWSIGATFAEFFTPLRLVSDDEDDGDDDDDTEPDSDPLAPFIVPKYLRIGYPSAQWKRDTLFNGERGEIGLAWSIFKIFGTPTKENWPDFEELPGSTSVVFNVVPAVPLIPLLPNLPSSSNTPMVDSSNPNPNINTCPSSSRSTSASIPANSLEKNATSGLSPTSVRDPLSPRQFLTSPLPPSSTSASSSPLDPISPSVSVPSLPRENKESISDQPEPVPALIDLISRFLVYPSASRIQAEDAMRHPWFTTPGAVLLLPPGYSLGWNLLLEEQSSRTETTSGEKRVKHVWNGRSLGEWIKVILEGEP, encoded by the exons ATGAGCGCCCCACTTGGGAGACCAAAAGCACAGGTAGATGTACTCCGAATACTGGGCACG CCAGGATCCCATTTTGACATGATCCAGGAAGGCCCGTTTGCAACGGTCTCAAAAACATGGACAACAATCACGGACGGCGTGCCCCAGTGGATTGTTGTCAAGTCCGCGACGACGTTGAGGAAGTTCGCGAGGGAGCCGCACGACATTGTCAAAGAACTCCGGTTGCTCTCATCCATCATACATCCAAAT ATCACCCTCGTCCTTGGGAGCTTTCGAGACGAAGAACAGAACATGCTTAGCATTTACATGCCCTACTTCCCTATATCCTTATCCTCCATCCTTACTTCCCCCTACTTCTCACCGCATCGATTTCCACCGCCTCAGACCCAGGATGTTGATACAGACGAAGACGCGGCCGTACACGATGAACAGTTCTGCACCATTGCGCGAAGCATCATGATACAGACCCTTTCCGCGCTAGCGTTTCTTCACTCTGCACAACGGAGGATAGGGCACCGCGACATTAAGCCAGAAAATATCATGCTCACCACGGACGGGTGCGTCAAGCTCATCGACTTTGGTGTGTCCTGGTGCGAGGCAGAACAGGATTTGGAGAAGAATCACGATCTGTGGCCGGAATACAAGGGAAAGTTGTACTTTGAAGTGTCAACGAG AGCATATCGCGCGCCCGAACTGCTCTTTGGTTCGAGGAACTATGACCATTGCGCAATAGACCTCTGGTCAATTGGTGCCACATTTGCAGAGTTCTTCACACCTCTTCGCCTGGTCtccgatgacgaagatgacggagacgacgacgatgacacTGAACCCGATTCAGACCCCCTCGCGCCTTTCATCGTTCCAAAATATTTAAGAATAGGGTATCCTAGCGCACAGTGGAAACGAGATACGCTTTTCAATGGCGAAAGAGGAGAAATCGGTCTGGCTTGGAGCATTTTCAAGATTTTCGGGACACCGACGAAGGAGAACTGGCCT GACTTTGAGGAACTTCCAGGCTCGACGTCTGTCGTATTCAACGTCGTGCCAGCTGTCCCACTCATTCCCCTTTTACCGAACCtgccatcttcttccaacaCTCCAATGGTTGACAGTTCCAATCCGAATCCTAATATTAACACATGTCCTTCTTCATCTCGCTCGACCTCCGCTTCTATACCAGCAAATTCCTTGGAGAAAAATGCCACTTCTGGATTATCACCAACATCAGTGCGCGACCCACTTTCTCCAAGGCAATTCTTGACCTCGCCTCTCCCTCCTTCATCGACCTCCGCATCTTCAAGTCCACTTGATCCCATTTCTCCTTCCGTTTCTGTCCCATCTTTACCACGAGAAAATAAAGAGTCGATTTCAGACCAGCCCGAACCCGTCCCTGCTCTTATAGATCTCATTTCTCGCTTCCTCGTATATCCATCAGCGTCACGTATTCAGGCGGAAGACGCCATGCGTCACCCTTGGTTCACTACGCCAGGGGCGGTTCTTTTGCTACCACCTGGATATTCGCTGGGATGGAATTTACTTCTTGAAGAACAATCATCTAGAACAGAGACAACCAGCGGAGAGAAACGAGTGAAACATGTTTGGAACGGACGTAGTTTGGGAGAGTGGATAAAGGTTATACTGGAAGGAGAGCCATGA